The Candidatus Delongbacteria bacterium region GAGGACATAGGATTCGTTATCGCCTTTTTTTCTGTAAAATGCGCAAAATTTACATCCGGCTACGCACACATTAGTATAATTTATATTTCTGTCTATTATGTATGTTACTTTTGATTCAGGATTTTTTCTCCTTCTTACAATTGAAGCAAGCATTCCAAGCTCAGGAAGAGATAAATTATCATATGCCCAAATTACTTCATTAAATAATATTCTTTTATCTTCTAAAATTTTATTATATAAAAATTCAAAATCCATTTCTAAGTCTTTCTTTTTTTCTTATTTGTTGCCGGGAAAAGTACATTATTCAGAATTAATCTATAACCTGGAGAGTTTTGGTACAGATCTAATTCAGTGGGTGGATCATCAACGAAATGCTGATAATCTTCAGGATCATGTCCACCATAAAAAGTGAAAAACCCCTGTCCTACTTCTCCGTGAATATACTTAACTTCATCTGAACTTTTTCTTTCACCTAAAATAATTACATTTTTCTTTACAAGATTTTTATTGAAACTTGTGGATTGCCCCATAAATCCCTTTATCAATCTAGTATGATTCTGAGTCAAGATTGCCGGGATAGGGTCATACTTTGCTGAAAACTCAAATAGTGTAAAATAATCATTGTCTTTTGAAATAGAATTGAATTTTTTTGTAGTCATATCAATGTCTGAAAATTCGTAGACCATAGGGTTTGTTTCAAGAGTAAAATTTTCAAAAGCAATACAATTTGAATAATTAAGTTTGCTTTTATAATTTGGATCTACAGGGTCTCCATCAAATGGAGTATCACAAATGTCTGTATTTATTGCTGACAATGCAATATCATAGGAATCTGTGGCACTACACATCGCAAACAAGAAACCACCATTAAGCATGAATTCTTTAATTTTTAGAGCAACAGCTAGTTTCAATCTTGAAACCTTTGAAAAACCAAGTTCTTTAGCCATTTTTTCAAATCGTATAACTTGTTCTTTATACCACCTTTTATTTCTTTGAGAACCATAGAATTTCCCGTATTGACCAGTAAAATCTTCATGATGAAGATGTAGCCAATCGTAATTCCCAAGCTTTCCATCTAAAACTTCTTTATCCCAGAGAGTTTCAAAAGGTATTTCTGCATAGGTAAGGGCTAGCGTAACAGCATCATCCCAAGGAAATTTTCCAGGAGGTGTATAAACTGCTACTTTTGGAGCTTTTTCCAATTTCACAGCGTCCATGTTACCAGCCTCAATAGAAGATCTAATAGTAGAATAATCACTGCTTGATATCATCTCAATTGAAATTCCTCTTTTTGCAGCTTCGTTTACTATATTTTCATATCCTTCGATAAAAAAAGATCCTCCTCTATAATTCAAAAACCATTCTGTATTAGCTCCTTTCTCAATAGCCCAATAAACCAGACCATAAGCTTTTAAATGATTTTTTTGTGTATTATCCATTGGAATAAGAATATCTGAACAAAAAACATTTTTTATAAAAAAAAATATTAGAAATAGTACTTTTTTCATTTTAACATCACCATCTTTCCTGTTTTAACTCTTTCAGCAAATTCGACACTGTAAAAATAC contains the following coding sequences:
- a CDS encoding asparagine synthetase B, yielding MKKVLFLIFFFIKNVFCSDILIPMDNTQKNHLKAYGLVYWAIEKGANTEWFLNYRGGSFFIEGYENIVNEAAKRGISIEMISSSDYSTIRSSIEAGNMDAVKLEKAPKVAVYTPPGKFPWDDAVTLALTYAEIPFETLWDKEVLDGKLGNYDWLHLHHEDFTGQYGKFYGSQRNKRWYKEQVIRFEKMAKELGFSKVSRLKLAVALKIKEFMLNGGFLFAMCSATDSYDIALSAINTDICDTPFDGDPVDPNYKSKLNYSNCIAFENFTLETNPMVYEFSDIDMTTKKFNSISKDNDYFTLFEFSAKYDPIPAILTQNHTRLIKGFMGQSTSFNKNLVKKNVIILGERKSSDEVKYIHGEVGQGFFTFYGGHDPEDYQHFVDDPPTELDLYQNSPGYRLILNNVLFPATNKKKRKT